A genome region from Zootoca vivipara chromosome 11, rZooViv1.1, whole genome shotgun sequence includes the following:
- the SETD9 gene encoding SET domain-containing protein 9: MLRALRRRWEAYKYRFVPWIALNLGRKRRTLRFVPEGSKDKTVSDEDVLQTLLKTFTALFVNDLRRQTFLLSFLPKVKSKYLDLQKDQPEINQTIDDSHQNQIIFSPEDVLLHTLGFSITRRHSSLISAGTGVFVTKGFVPKGAVVSMYPGTVYEKYEPIFFQSIGNPFIFRCIDGVLIDGNDKGISKVIYRSCSKRDQIGPLKMSDVFWLTTGLQNPLAVGQYVNNCSPDKAANVCYQEFDVPENFPIEFKQYLPNINYCHEIQRPMRCVVLIALQDIGPGEELFSNYYTIIN; this comes from the exons AACTCTGCGGTTTGTACCAGAAGGCTCTAAAGACAAAACGGTTTCTGATGAAGATGTACTTCAAACACTCCTGAAAACTttcacagctttatttgtaaacgACTTGAGGAGACAAACATTTCTTCTTAGCTTTCTTCCAAAAGTTAAATCTAAATACCTGGACCTGCAGAAAGATCAGCCCGAGATAAACCAAACAATTGATGACAGCCATCAGAATCAAATCATCTTCAGTCCAGAAGACGTTCTCCTTCATACTTTAGGATTCAGCATTACTCGGAGGCACAGCTCACTTATTTCTGCTGGAACAGGAGTCTTTGTAACGAAAGGTTTTGTTCCAAAAGGAGCAGTTGTTTCTATGTATCCTG gcacagtctATGAAAAGTATGAGCCCATATTTTTCCAGTCCATTGGCAATCCATTTATATTTAGATGTATAGATGGGGTGCTTATTGATGGGAATGACAAGGGAATATCAAAAGTTATATACAG GTCATGCAGCAAGAGAGATCAGATTGGTCCTTTGAAAATGAGTGATGTATTTTGGCTTACAACTGGTCTGCAGAATCCACTGGCAGTGGGGCAATATGTCAACAATTGCTCACCTG ATAAAGCAGCCAATGTATGCTATCAGGAATTTGACGTGCCTGAAAATTTTCCTATAGAATTTAAACAGTATCTTCCAAACATCAACTACTGTCATGAGATACAGAG GCCTATGAGATGTGTCGTTCTGATTGCTCTCCAAGACATTGGACCAGGAGAAGAGCTTTTCTCAAACTATTACACAATTATCAACTGA